One genomic region from Deltaproteobacteria bacterium encodes:
- a CDS encoding SDR family oxidoreductase produces MDMRDVCCNSRVRAVGNEEDVMRLPDKIALITGAGSGIGEATARTFAREGATVVVTDIDDTNGQRVVEDIRRAGGRAEYFHADVGNTTDIEQMIAFATYRFGRLDILHNNALFTVVGRIGDLTLEGWKKTLDISLTGYWYAIKMALQPMLKQGKGAIINTASVSGLAGDYTLGVYNAVKAGVVNISRVTGIEYARKGIRCNAICPGPILTPPLQRLGQSHPETFARIKEAIPMGRYGEPQEIANVALFLASDEASFITGAFIVADGGLWAHSGMPSLSGQGPEW; encoded by the coding sequence ATGGATATGAGGGATGTGTGTTGCAATAGTCGTGTGCGCGCGGTTGGCAACGAGGAGGACGTGATGCGATTGCCGGACAAGATTGCTCTCATTACTGGTGCGGGTTCGGGCATTGGTGAAGCCACAGCCAGAACGTTTGCGCGCGAAGGGGCGACTGTCGTCGTGACCGATATCGACGATACCAATGGTCAACGCGTGGTCGAAGACATCCGACGCGCTGGTGGCCGCGCCGAATACTTTCACGCCGATGTCGGTAACACTACAGACATCGAACAAATGATTGCCTTTGCGACCTATCGCTTTGGTCGTCTCGATATTCTTCATAACAACGCCTTGTTCACGGTTGTTGGACGAATTGGCGATCTCACACTTGAGGGATGGAAAAAGACGCTGGACATCAGCCTGACCGGTTATTGGTATGCCATCAAGATGGCATTGCAGCCGATGCTCAAACAAGGCAAAGGCGCCATCATCAATACCGCTTCAGTTTCGGGGTTAGCCGGAGACTACACACTTGGTGTGTACAACGCCGTCAAAGCTGGCGTGGTGAACATTTCGCGGGTCACTGGCATTGAGTATGCCCGCAAAGGCATTCGTTGTAATGCCATTTGTCCAGGACCGATTCTGACACCACCGTTGCAACGCCTGGGGCAAAGCCACCCAGAGACATTTGCGCGTATCAAGGAGGCTATTCCCATGGGACGCTATGGCGAGCCGCAAGAAATCGCCAATGTCGCGTTATTCCTAGCATCGGATGAAGCCTCGTTTATCACCGGTGCCTTTATTGTTGCTGATGGTGGACTGTGGGCGCACTCTGGCATGCCGAGTCTCAGTGGCCAGGGGCCGGAGTGGTGA
- a CDS encoding NAD(P)/FAD-dependent oxidoreductase has product MANISPTAPTAANGTVEEFDVIVIGAGVSGLYQLYRLRELGLSVRLYDDAGGVGGTWYWNRYPGCRFDSESETYGYSWSKELLQEWDWKEHFSGQPENERYLNYVADKFNLRPNIQLNSRVTSAVFNEKTNRWAIQLESGQRARAQFLIAAVGVLTARYTPPFAGIESFKGESYHTSRWPKEKAHFAGKRVACIGTGATAVQLIPIVARECGHLTVFQRTANYCAPLRNGLVSEETQRQWKASYEKIHKKCRETATGFTHDFDPRKALEVSKDERLVQYERLWAQPGFSKWLANFRDIMTNKEANEDFAEFVRNKIRARVKDPVVAEKLVPKDHPFGAKRIPLETDYYEAYNRDNVMLVDIKETPIECITPTGIKTSDKEYEFDVIIYATGFDAFTGAMTQIDIRGLGGQTIKDKWADGPKTFLGLQIANFPNLFLAISTAFGNYPVAAEMIVEWITDCIRHVREKGYQRIAPTPEAEEAWVDHAAQLAEKSLFASGNSWFVGANIPGKKRVFLLYANTVPAYRKKCAEVAANGYEGCVLQ; this is encoded by the coding sequence ATGGCAAATATATCACCGACCGCACCGACAGCGGCGAATGGCACCGTCGAAGAATTTGACGTGATTGTGATCGGTGCCGGCGTGTCTGGCTTGTATCAATTGTATCGTCTCCGCGAGTTAGGGCTTTCAGTCCGGCTCTACGATGACGCTGGCGGCGTGGGCGGCACCTGGTACTGGAACCGCTATCCAGGGTGCCGTTTCGATTCTGAGAGCGAAACGTACGGCTACTCGTGGTCCAAAGAACTGTTACAGGAATGGGACTGGAAGGAGCATTTCTCCGGCCAACCGGAAAATGAACGCTACCTGAATTATGTAGCCGACAAGTTCAATCTCCGACCCAATATTCAGCTCAATTCTCGGGTTACCTCAGCCGTCTTCAATGAAAAGACCAATCGCTGGGCGATTCAGTTAGAAAGTGGCCAACGGGCACGCGCGCAGTTTCTTATCGCTGCGGTGGGCGTCTTAACTGCCCGCTATACCCCTCCCTTTGCTGGGATCGAGAGCTTCAAAGGCGAGTCCTATCACACCTCGCGCTGGCCAAAGGAGAAAGCCCACTTCGCTGGCAAGCGCGTGGCGTGCATCGGTACCGGCGCTACGGCTGTACAGCTCATCCCAATCGTGGCCAGAGAATGTGGCCACCTCACCGTCTTCCAACGTACCGCCAATTACTGCGCGCCATTGCGGAACGGACTGGTGTCCGAGGAAACCCAACGTCAGTGGAAAGCCTCGTACGAAAAGATTCACAAAAAGTGCCGCGAAACCGCGACCGGGTTTACCCACGACTTTGACCCACGCAAAGCCCTAGAGGTCTCAAAAGACGAGCGACTCGTCCAGTATGAACGATTGTGGGCGCAACCCGGATTCTCAAAATGGTTGGCCAATTTCCGCGACATTATGACGAATAAAGAAGCCAACGAAGACTTTGCTGAGTTCGTGCGTAACAAGATCCGCGCCCGAGTCAAAGACCCGGTAGTTGCAGAAAAGCTAGTGCCTAAGGATCATCCCTTCGGCGCCAAACGCATTCCCTTAGAGACCGACTATTACGAAGCGTACAATCGTGACAACGTCATGCTCGTGGATATTAAAGAGACCCCGATCGAGTGCATCACTCCCACAGGAATCAAGACAAGTGATAAGGAGTACGAGTTTGATGTCATCATTTATGCGACAGGCTTTGATGCGTTCACCGGAGCGATGACACAGATCGATATTCGCGGCCTCGGCGGACAAACGATCAAGGACAAATGGGCTGACGGACCGAAAACCTTTCTTGGGCTGCAAATCGCCAATTTCCCGAATCTTTTCCTTGCTATCAGTACGGCGTTCGGCAACTATCCTGTCGCTGCCGAGATGATTGTCGAATGGATTACCGACTGTATTCGCCACGTGCGCGAGAAGGGCTATCAACGCATTGCGCCGACCCCAGAGGCCGAAGAGGCATGGGTAGACCACGCAGCGCAACTGGCAGAGAAGTCACTCTTTGCTTCAGGAAACTCTTGGTTTGTCGGTGCGAACATCCCAGGAAAGAAACGTGTATTTTTGCTCTACGCCAACACTGTCCCCGCCTATCGAAAAAAGTGTGCCGAAGTGGCAGCCAATGGATATGAGGGATGTGTGTTGCAATAG